One genomic window of Psychrobacillus sp. INOP01 includes the following:
- a CDS encoding LysR family transcriptional regulator, translating into MELRQLRYFIEVAEREHISEAAVHLHVAQSAVSRQIANLEDELGVQLFERVGRNVKLTPIGKIFLEHSVSAIQAIDFAKKQIDEYLDPEKGTIKIGFPTSLAGHLLPTVISAFKKKHPNVAFHLRQGSYNYLIEAVKQRELNLAFLGPLPPKESSLNNTILFTENFSILVNANHPFAKRDKIPLIDLRNEDFVLFPEGYIMQKLVFEACNSVGFTPKVSSEGEDMDAIKGLVAAGIGLTLLPESTFYDSTPRFTKKIPIELPNIRRTVGIISPATRNLSPSEKVFHDFVIQFFSLLGQYQ; encoded by the coding sequence ATGGAACTACGCCAATTAAGATACTTTATAGAAGTCGCAGAAAGAGAGCATATTTCGGAGGCTGCGGTCCATTTACATGTTGCACAGTCCGCAGTTAGTAGACAAATAGCTAATTTGGAGGATGAACTCGGGGTTCAATTATTTGAGCGGGTAGGTAGAAATGTAAAGTTAACACCAATTGGTAAGATTTTCTTGGAGCATAGTGTCTCCGCCATTCAAGCGATTGATTTTGCGAAGAAACAAATTGATGAATATTTAGACCCTGAAAAAGGAACTATTAAAATTGGCTTTCCAACAAGTTTAGCCGGTCACTTATTACCAACAGTGATTTCCGCGTTTAAAAAAAAGCATCCAAACGTTGCTTTTCATTTGCGCCAGGGATCCTACAATTATTTAATAGAAGCGGTTAAACAACGAGAACTTAACTTGGCGTTTTTAGGTCCTCTACCTCCTAAGGAGAGTAGTTTAAATAACACTATTCTTTTTACGGAGAATTTCTCTATACTAGTGAATGCAAACCATCCCTTTGCCAAAAGAGATAAGATTCCTCTCATCGATCTTCGAAATGAGGATTTTGTCCTTTTCCCTGAAGGCTACATTATGCAAAAGTTGGTATTCGAAGCATGCAACTCTGTTGGTTTCACGCCCAAAGTTTCCTCGGAGGGTGAAGATATGGATGCGATTAAAGGATTAGTTGCTGCAGGGATAGGACTTACACTTTTACCCGAAAGTACTTTTTATGATTCTACCCCAAGATTCACGAAGAAAATCCCAATTGAATTACCTAATATACGAAGAACTGTTGGAATTATAAGCCCAGCTACACGGAATCTTTCCCCTTCAGAAAAGGTTTTTCATGATTTTGTCATTCAATTTTTCTCGTTGCTTGGACAGTAT